Proteins encoded in a region of the Magallana gigas chromosome 8, xbMagGiga1.1, whole genome shotgun sequence genome:
- the LOC105322994 gene encoding E3 SUMO-protein ligase EGR2 — MIMDGLDTLSQVALDQINLTNLANLCFDCGSVPGGGRLPSESFDDSLNTPVTSNSDTFFGNDPLGPVPITATANIEAQITIPERNFGAVPSTHQQTQPTADHACQQGITHRIQYKGTLVTSSVTPSTTTADHLFPVNAGQPIFAPLSPLLSILTQATQVQANVATPGSQCHNIPDYSSYQCHQQQPQQQQQQSCFSPAPSTTSQHSQHSHTGSPQPDMGVHDCDAYSTGFGSPGPLTPSSTHSTPEPQIPVCESLSLDYTSPPPPYSRAFEAQVKQPPVFSSCSQQQPMISEQQSMNISYPVSSSMSMTPQTVLHFTDDMRAGDMNQSSEFKWTVQPTQTGLPDFNALNVTPNYQQPQYQVPNIKQEPGISDLSNEFLIPSSSQADYGMPSQSTPSKHSLPSSILQPYQGGQLKLMPVKPRKYPNRPSKTPLHERPYACPVESCDRRFSRSDELTRHIRIHTGQKPFQCRICMRQFSRSDHLTTHVRTHTGEKPFSCDVCGRKFARSDEKKRHAKVHLKQKMKKEAKMLASNAPLPPATSTSDMITNILQGSVSGPSTTSIPHIVTTSSL, encoded by the exons ATGATTATGGACGGTTTAGACACTCTGTCGCAAGTTGCACTGGATCAGATTAACCTTACCAACTTGGCTAATCTGTGTTTTGATTGTGGATCTGTACCGGGAGGGGGCCGACTGCCCTCAGAGTCTTTTGACGACTCTTTGAATACGCCCGTGACTAGTAATTCGGATACATTCTTTGGAAATGATCCTTTGGGGCCTGTGCCTATAACTGCAACTG CAAATATTGAAGCCCAGATTACGATCCCGGAGAGAAATTTCGGTGCAGTTCCAAGCACCCACCAGCAAACCCAGCCTACAGCTGACCATGCCTGTCAACAGGGCATCACCCATCGCATTCAGTACAAGGGGACTCTCGTTACCTCCTCAGTGACGCCCTCCACCACTACAGCGGACCATCTCTTCCCCGTCAACGCCGGGCAGCCTATCTTCGCTCCACTGTCGCCTTTACTTAGCATTCTTACCCAAGCAACACAGGTGCAAGCAAACGTAGCCACCCCTGGGTCTCAGTGCCACAATATCCCGGACTATTCCTCCTACCAATGCCACCAACAGCAGCCACAGCAGCAACAGCAGCAGTCGTGCTTCAGCCCTGCTCCATCCACTACTTCACAGCACTCACAGCATTCCCACACAGGTTCCCCACAGCCTGACATGGGAGTCCATGACTGCGATGCCTACTCCACTGGATTTGGGTCCCCAGGGCCATTGACCCCAAGTTCTACTCATTCCACCCCGGAACCCCAGATCCCAGTGTGTGAGTCTCTATCGCTGGACTACACCAGTCCGCCTCCACCCTACTCTCGTGCATTTGAAGCTCAAGTGAAACAGCCTCCAGTATTCAGTTCATGTTCTCAACAGCAGCCCATGATCAGTGAACAGCAATCTATGAACATTAGTTACCCAGTGTCATCTTCTATGTCGATGACACCACAGACTGTCCTTCATTTCACAGACGACATGCGCGCCGGTGATATGAACCAGAGTTCAGAATTCAAATGGACAGTGCAACCCACTCAAACTGGGTTACCAGACTTTAATGCTCTAAATGTTACACCAAACTACCAACAGCCGCAGTATCAAGTTCCAAACATAAAACAGGAACCAGGCATTAGTGACTTAtctaatgaatttttaattccTTCTTCATCCCAAGCCGACTACGGCATGCCATCTCAGAGTACCCCATCGAAACATTCGTTGCCTTCATCCATTCTTCAGCCCTACCAAGGAGGGCAACTCAAATTGATGCCAGTAAAGCCTAGAAAGTACCCAAATCGCCCAAGTAAAACGCCTTTACATGAGCGACCCTACGCATGCCCAGTGGAGAGCTGCGACCGACGATTTTCCAGAAGTGACGAACTCACACGTCACATTCGTATTCACACTGGACAGAAACCCTTTCAGTGTCGTATCTGCATGCGCCAATTCAGTCGAAGTGACCATCTAACAACACACGTGCGAACACACACGGGAGAGAAACCTTTCTCCTGCGATGTGTGTGGACGAAAATTTGCACGAAGTGACGAAAAGAAACGACATGCAAAAGtacatttaaaacagaaaatgaaaaagGAAGCAAAAATGTTGGCTTCAAATGCTCCTCTCCCTCCGGCTACCTCCACAAGCGACATGATCACGAATATTCTCCAAGGAAGTGTTAGCGGGCCTAGCACAACCTCAATCCCTCACATAGTAACGACGTCCTCGTTATAA